The following proteins come from a genomic window of Gimesia chilikensis:
- a CDS encoding DUF58 domain-containing protein, with product MLSKDAPLSDPTALARFGKLDVVTRLVVEGFMMGQHKSPFKGASVEFVEHRQYYPGDEIRHIDWRAYGKTGKYYVKEFEEETNLRCYLLLDCSGSMAYAGKTLSKFDYAKQLAAALGYLLLSQRDAVGLITFDSKRRDFIQPSANPKNFGQMLEILENAKPRHETAISTVLSEVQPLIKRRSLVVLISDCFDEPEALTTTLKQLRHDRHEVLLFQVVAPEEEEFPFSKPTQFRSLELRGHHQLVDPHQLRARYLEQYQEFCATLARQCGSVHVDYLKFRTTDPYHLALGAFLNQRTRPGRK from the coding sequence ATGCTGTCAAAGGACGCGCCACTTTCAGACCCCACCGCACTGGCCCGGTTTGGCAAACTCGACGTTGTCACCCGGCTCGTCGTGGAAGGTTTCATGATGGGACAGCACAAAAGTCCCTTCAAAGGAGCCAGCGTTGAATTCGTGGAGCATCGGCAGTATTACCCGGGCGACGAAATCCGTCATATCGACTGGCGGGCCTACGGCAAGACCGGGAAGTATTACGTCAAGGAATTCGAAGAAGAGACCAACCTCCGCTGTTACCTGCTGCTCGACTGTTCGGGCAGCATGGCATATGCCGGCAAGACGCTCAGCAAGTTCGACTATGCGAAACAACTGGCGGCAGCACTGGGTTACCTGCTGCTCAGTCAGCGCGACGCGGTAGGCTTGATCACCTTCGACAGCAAACGCCGCGACTTCATTCAGCCTTCAGCCAATCCGAAGAATTTTGGTCAGATGCTGGAGATCCTGGAGAATGCGAAACCGCGACACGAAACCGCGATCTCGACCGTCCTGTCCGAAGTGCAGCCGCTGATCAAACGCCGCAGTCTGGTCGTGTTGATCTCCGACTGTTTCGATGAACCCGAGGCACTGACGACCACCCTCAAACAGCTCCGCCACGATCGGCATGAAGTGCTGCTGTTCCAGGTCGTCGCACCGGAAGAGGAAGAGTTCCCCTTCAGCAAGCCGACCCAGTTCCGCAGCCTCGAGTTGCGGGGGCATCATCAACTGGTCGACCCGCATCAGCTGCGGGCCCGCTACCTGGAGCAGTACCAGGAATTCTGTGCGACACTGGCCCGGCAGTGCGGCTCGGTGCACGTGGATTATCTCAAGTTTCGCACGACCGACCCCTATCATCTGGCGCTGGGGGCATTCCTCAATCAGCGCACCCGCCCCGGACGCAAGTAG
- a CDS encoding DUF1080 domain-containing protein encodes MITWKRTTLLLALLLAVTSLNLAEAEEAKLNQPPEGFKQLFNGKDLTGWKGLVGNPKTRAKMSPEELAEAQKKADESMNEHWKVVDGIIVFDGKGQSLCTAKDYGDFEMLVDWKIKKDGDSGIYLRGSPQVQIWDPAVKAAGGVGSGGLYNNKKNPSKPLLTADNPVGEWNTFRIKMVGEKVSVWLNGKLVVDDTPLENYWERDKPIYETGQIELQNHGNTLYFRNVFIKELD; translated from the coding sequence ATGATCACCTGGAAACGCACCACATTGCTGCTGGCTCTGCTGCTGGCCGTGACTTCGCTCAACCTGGCGGAAGCCGAAGAAGCTAAACTGAATCAGCCTCCGGAAGGTTTCAAGCAACTCTTCAACGGCAAAGACCTGACCGGCTGGAAAGGCCTGGTGGGCAACCCCAAAACACGGGCCAAGATGAGCCCTGAAGAACTGGCCGAAGCTCAGAAAAAAGCCGACGAGAGCATGAACGAGCACTGGAAGGTCGTGGATGGCATCATCGTCTTCGATGGTAAAGGTCAGAGCCTGTGCACCGCCAAAGATTACGGCGACTTCGAAATGCTGGTCGATTGGAAGATCAAGAAAGACGGCGACAGCGGTATCTATCTGCGTGGTTCGCCACAGGTGCAGATCTGGGATCCGGCTGTGAAAGCCGCAGGTGGCGTCGGTTCCGGCGGACTCTACAACAACAAAAAGAACCCCAGCAAACCACTGCTGACCGCCGATAACCCGGTGGGCGAATGGAACACCTTCCGCATTAAAATGGTCGGCGAAAAGGTCAGCGTCTGGCTCAACGGTAAACTCGTCGTCGACGACACTCCGCTGGAAAACTACTGGGAGCGGGACAAGCCGATCTACGAAACCGGACAGATCGAGTTGCAGAATCATGGCAACACACTTTATTTCCGCAATGTGTTTATCAAAGAACTGGATTAG
- a CDS encoding FG-GAP repeat domain-containing protein → MYTLIQKHANLICLLGFWLLGHPLQAEEPDRGTPWQIHIIDDSSRGADGVKLYDIDGDGLLDLTTGWEEGGITRIYRNPGPDKVKATWPAVTVGKTPQVEDAAWIDLEHKGTSRAVVSCSEGKTRSVFVHWTPEAKPFENTWEQAVIPASKDRMMWMFAIPAKLGQDASGGEVLVAAGKGPGAEIGWFECTSEPRDLSSYQWHPLSPAGWIMSLYAVDMDGDGDQDLLTTDRKGKHRGCRWLENPGSVSSKGEPWKNHWVGGQDREVMFAHLADLDQDGLQDILVVSRAPDEVHWYRRLDQSGLKWDHRVIPYPQNTGGGKGVAVGDLDRDGQLDLVLSCEHAEPPRSGMFWLRGSRDGDQFNWESREISGPQGIKYDRIELLDLDADGDLDVLCCEERHKKRGLGLFWYENPGQK, encoded by the coding sequence ATGTACACGCTGATACAAAAACACGCGAACCTGATCTGCCTGCTGGGCTTCTGGCTTCTGGGGCATCCATTGCAGGCGGAGGAGCCGGACCGCGGTACTCCCTGGCAGATCCATATCATCGACGACTCTTCCCGCGGTGCGGACGGTGTGAAACTGTATGATATAGACGGCGACGGTCTATTAGACCTGACCACCGGCTGGGAAGAGGGGGGCATCACCCGCATCTACCGCAATCCGGGACCTGATAAGGTGAAAGCGACCTGGCCAGCGGTGACCGTTGGTAAAACACCTCAGGTGGAAGACGCTGCCTGGATCGATCTCGAGCACAAAGGCACCAGCCGGGCGGTCGTCAGTTGTAGTGAAGGGAAAACGCGGTCCGTCTTCGTGCACTGGACGCCTGAAGCTAAACCGTTTGAAAACACCTGGGAGCAGGCTGTAATCCCCGCCTCGAAAGATCGCATGATGTGGATGTTCGCGATCCCCGCGAAACTGGGCCAGGATGCAAGCGGAGGGGAAGTCCTGGTGGCAGCCGGTAAAGGGCCGGGGGCCGAGATTGGCTGGTTTGAATGTACCAGCGAACCGCGGGATCTCTCGTCCTATCAATGGCATCCTCTTTCCCCGGCGGGCTGGATCATGTCTCTCTATGCCGTCGACATGGACGGCGATGGTGATCAGGACCTGTTAACCACGGATCGCAAAGGGAAGCACCGCGGATGCCGCTGGCTCGAGAATCCGGGTTCCGTCAGCTCCAAAGGGGAGCCGTGGAAAAATCACTGGGTCGGCGGTCAGGATCGCGAAGTGATGTTTGCCCATCTGGCGGACCTCGATCAGGATGGCCTGCAGGATATTCTGGTGGTTTCGCGGGCTCCCGATGAAGTGCACTGGTACCGTCGCCTGGATCAGAGTGGCCTGAAATGGGATCACCGCGTCATTCCTTATCCCCAAAACACGGGTGGCGGAAAGGGAGTTGCCGTAGGAGATCTGGACAGGGACGGTCAACTGGACCTGGTCCTCAGTTGTGAACATGCCGAGCCACCCAGGTCCGGAATGTTCTGGCTCCGCGGTTCTCGCGACGGAGATCAGTTTAACTGGGAGTCACGGGAAATCAGCGGTCCCCAAGGAATTAAGTATGATCGCATCGAACTGCTGGACCTCGACGCCGACGGCGATCTGGATGTGCTCTGCTGTGAAGAAAGACACAAGAAACGCGGGCTCGGATTGTTCTGGTATGAAAACCCGGGCCAGAAATAA
- a CDS encoding efflux RND transporter periplasmic adaptor subunit — MTTDESSSIENVWQEIEELVMGLAQISRTEISSQRFYSELVERAIQGLSARGALLWIPDSHRDFELIEQQGLNPETDPILGLSQEQVHRHRMLLNEVLLENEPASIAAGTGLSAEHQGKNPLSENLILCPVRIMRDSVASIGILEIIHAAPRSYEAQEGYLRFISALCEISEDFCQHQQLLKLQELETLWEEFERFSEHVHLHLDTQQTAYIIANEGRLLINCDRVSVLQRSGSTYRLLAASGVESIERRSESVQRLETLVNRIQALNRPYWNWEADQNYPPQITEPLHAYLDLAASRSLMIFPLKHITQESTEPVNNTRLHDQSSPAEQTIGAIVVEQFHEASAGQTFLDRSLAVARHGGTALYNALQYESFPFFPVLKFWSHSPVRKRQLTWRKLATAGVVLAVITALLILIRADFTIEGTGTLQPVDQQNIFATADGIVDQILVQQGDEVTQDQTLLTLRDSELELESSRVRGEIQTVQKRLAVIQAARLELNPTDADALQRANRLTAEQEELNERLKSLTEQRTLLKNQQDALLLKSPIAGEVLTWDLQEKLLARPVQRGQRLLTVAHLAGPWELKMQVPDSEVGHVLEAQRRSETPLNVSFLLLTDPDQTYTGTIQSIAATAEPDQEGTPAVQITVKLDRESIKGLRPGASVLPQIDCGQRSLGYVWLRRLWETVQRELFLF, encoded by the coding sequence ATGACAACTGACGAATCCTCTTCCATCGAAAATGTCTGGCAGGAGATCGAAGAGCTCGTAATGGGGCTGGCGCAAATCTCACGTACCGAGATTTCGAGTCAGCGGTTCTATTCCGAACTGGTGGAGCGGGCCATCCAGGGTCTCAGCGCGCGAGGCGCCCTGCTCTGGATTCCGGATTCCCACAGGGATTTCGAACTCATTGAACAACAGGGGCTGAATCCCGAAACCGATCCGATACTGGGCCTCAGTCAGGAGCAGGTCCATCGACACCGGATGCTGCTCAATGAAGTCCTGCTCGAGAACGAGCCTGCCAGTATCGCTGCCGGAACCGGATTGTCGGCAGAACACCAGGGGAAGAACCCCCTCTCGGAAAATCTGATTCTCTGCCCCGTCCGCATCATGCGCGATTCGGTTGCCAGCATCGGAATCCTGGAAATCATCCATGCCGCGCCGCGCTCTTACGAGGCGCAGGAAGGTTACCTGCGGTTCATCAGCGCGCTGTGTGAAATCTCAGAAGACTTCTGTCAGCATCAACAGTTGCTCAAACTCCAGGAACTGGAAACGCTCTGGGAAGAGTTCGAACGATTCTCCGAACACGTGCATCTGCACCTGGATACGCAACAGACGGCCTACATCATTGCCAATGAAGGGCGGCTGCTCATCAACTGCGACCGGGTCTCGGTACTGCAACGGAGCGGTTCTACCTATCGGCTGCTGGCCGCCAGTGGGGTCGAGAGTATTGAACGCCGCTCCGAATCGGTGCAACGACTGGAAACACTCGTCAATCGTATTCAGGCTTTGAATCGACCTTACTGGAACTGGGAAGCGGATCAGAACTATCCTCCGCAGATCACCGAACCGCTGCACGCTTATCTGGACCTGGCGGCCTCCCGTTCGCTGATGATTTTCCCGTTGAAACACATCACCCAGGAATCAACAGAACCTGTTAATAACACCCGACTGCATGACCAGAGCAGCCCCGCGGAACAGACGATTGGGGCGATCGTCGTCGAACAGTTTCACGAAGCAAGTGCCGGACAGACTTTTCTCGATCGTTCCCTGGCGGTAGCGCGGCACGGGGGAACGGCCCTCTATAATGCGCTACAGTATGAAAGCTTTCCTTTCTTTCCCGTACTTAAATTCTGGTCGCATTCGCCGGTTCGCAAACGACAACTGACCTGGCGGAAACTGGCGACTGCCGGCGTGGTACTGGCCGTGATCACAGCCCTGCTGATCCTGATCCGTGCTGACTTCACGATTGAAGGAACCGGCACTCTTCAACCCGTCGATCAACAGAACATCTTCGCAACCGCTGATGGCATTGTCGATCAGATCCTCGTTCAACAGGGAGACGAAGTCACTCAAGATCAGACACTGCTCACGCTGCGTGACTCGGAACTGGAACTCGAATCCAGTCGCGTGCGGGGTGAGATCCAGACGGTCCAGAAACGGCTCGCCGTAATTCAGGCGGCACGCCTCGAACTCAATCCGACCGACGCTGACGCTCTGCAACGGGCCAACCGCCTGACTGCGGAACAGGAAGAACTCAACGAACGACTCAAAAGTCTGACCGAACAGCGGACACTGCTGAAGAATCAACAGGATGCCCTGCTGCTCAAAAGCCCGATCGCGGGAGAGGTCCTTACCTGGGATCTGCAGGAGAAACTATTGGCCCGCCCGGTCCAGCGGGGACAACGTCTGCTCACCGTGGCTCACCTGGCCGGCCCCTGGGAACTGAAAATGCAAGTGCCCGACTCTGAAGTGGGACACGTTCTGGAAGCGCAACGTCGAAGCGAGACGCCCCTCAATGTCTCCTTCTTATTACTGACAGATCCGGATCAGACTTATACCGGCACCATTCAGTCCATCGCAGCCACTGCGGAACCTGACCAGGAAGGGACCCCCGCCGTGCAGATCACGGTCAAGCTGGATCGTGAATCGATCAAGGGGCTGCGGCCGGGGGCATCGGTACTCCCTCAGATCGACTGCGGTCAACGCTCTTTGGGCTATGTCTGGCTCAGGCGGTTATGGGAAACCGTTCAACGGGAACTCTTCCTGTTCTGA
- a CDS encoding TolC family protein has protein sequence MNHFLTRMMLLLAVAPTLLGPGCSSFMNKSLQDEFVDSEEVYQQVAHEIEYPNVDTIDEGDTLGTVAPSSVASSATPDYWDLSLQEAVRMALESSKVLGDVGGVSLNTPAAVTTKYDPAITEADPRYGVPAALSAYDATLSASTFFEKNDKALNNVFFGGGTRLLRQDAMVIQAQLTKRAMTGTEFTLRDYIDYDANNSPGNQFPHAYQNNIEMEFRHPLLRGGGIDFNQLAGPSNTPGVINGVIIARMNTDISLGEFEIAVRNLVSDVENAYWDLYFGYRDLDAKIMARDSALETWRRIHALYENGRRGGEAEKEAQAREQYFRYQAEVENALSGRLLNGTHTNNGSQGGTFQSNHGVYVAERRLRKLMGIPINDGRLIRPADEPSLARVDFDWEETLVESLDRRPEIRRQRWAIKKYELELQANENFLLPELDLIGRYRWRGFGKNFLAEGSNPGPYEGALNTLFDGNLQEWQLGLEFSVPLGRRQAHAAMRNAELQLARSRAILHEQERTVVQSLSNAIADVDRAYSVMQTTFNRRHAARQEVAAVQAAYESDNATLDLLLEAQRRQAEADSSYYRSLVEYALAVKNVQFEKGSLLSYNNIFLAEGGWPQKAYMDAAERDRLKGRVRNIAAAPLYTGEISRGVYPQLLTPGEAPPEPVAPAPEAMSQAPAPPVPGVKSESAAAPVHEKIQSIDFSEPAESAAAIQNLQGTQPGPDGTAFIPPAPSQREASATLKAAFLGTEADSSAVTLPLSEPAPQLGANFNSSPGVEFEPSLRAARQHQIPEFPVRGRAGEQDPFKNYRNSGPRWEPVAIPAEQQRNLRDFSGEVKRFPLKEADSSDR, from the coding sequence ATGAACCATTTCCTGACACGAATGATGCTTCTGCTGGCGGTAGCTCCTACGCTACTGGGGCCAGGCTGCAGCAGTTTCATGAACAAGTCCCTCCAGGACGAGTTTGTGGACAGTGAGGAAGTGTACCAGCAGGTCGCTCACGAAATCGAGTATCCCAATGTGGATACCATCGATGAAGGCGACACGCTCGGCACAGTTGCGCCTTCAAGTGTTGCCAGCTCTGCAACCCCCGATTATTGGGATCTTTCGTTGCAGGAAGCGGTTCGGATGGCACTGGAGAGTTCCAAGGTGCTGGGTGATGTCGGTGGCGTTTCATTGAACACGCCAGCTGCAGTGACCACGAAATATGATCCTGCCATTACCGAGGCGGACCCGCGATATGGCGTGCCTGCGGCACTAAGCGCCTATGATGCCACGCTGTCAGCGAGTACGTTTTTTGAAAAGAATGACAAGGCGTTGAACAACGTCTTCTTCGGCGGTGGTACCCGTCTGTTGCGACAGGATGCAATGGTGATCCAGGCGCAGCTGACCAAGCGTGCCATGACCGGTACTGAATTCACCCTGCGGGATTACATCGACTACGATGCCAATAACTCGCCCGGTAACCAGTTCCCCCACGCCTATCAGAACAATATCGAAATGGAATTCCGTCATCCGCTGTTGCGGGGAGGCGGAATCGATTTCAATCAGCTGGCCGGACCGAGTAACACGCCGGGAGTGATCAATGGTGTGATCATCGCCCGCATGAATACTGACATCAGTCTCGGCGAATTCGAGATTGCCGTCCGTAACCTGGTGAGCGACGTTGAGAACGCTTACTGGGATTTGTATTTCGGGTATCGCGATCTCGATGCGAAAATCATGGCCCGCGATTCCGCACTGGAAACCTGGCGGCGGATTCACGCGTTGTATGAAAATGGACGTCGTGGCGGCGAAGCTGAAAAAGAAGCGCAGGCCCGCGAACAGTATTTCCGTTATCAGGCCGAAGTGGAAAATGCACTCAGCGGTCGATTGCTGAATGGCACGCATACCAACAACGGCAGCCAGGGCGGAACCTTTCAGAGCAATCATGGTGTGTATGTTGCGGAACGACGCCTGCGTAAGCTGATGGGCATTCCGATCAATGACGGACGACTGATTCGTCCAGCGGATGAACCATCGCTGGCCCGTGTTGACTTCGACTGGGAAGAGACCCTGGTGGAATCGCTGGACCGTCGCCCTGAAATTCGTCGTCAGCGCTGGGCGATCAAAAAATATGAACTGGAACTGCAGGCCAACGAAAACTTCCTGCTGCCCGAACTCGACCTGATTGGCCGGTATCGCTGGCGTGGCTTTGGTAAGAACTTCCTGGCAGAAGGTTCCAATCCCGGACCTTACGAAGGTGCTCTGAATACCCTGTTTGATGGAAATCTACAGGAATGGCAGCTGGGGCTGGAATTCTCTGTGCCCCTGGGGCGTCGGCAGGCGCATGCAGCCATGCGAAACGCAGAACTGCAGCTGGCACGCAGCCGGGCGATCCTGCATGAACAGGAACGGACCGTGGTGCAGAGTCTGAGTAACGCCATCGCCGATGTCGATCGGGCGTACTCTGTAATGCAGACAACCTTCAACCGTCGTCATGCGGCCCGACAGGAAGTAGCTGCGGTGCAGGCGGCTTATGAATCAGACAATGCGACCCTGGACCTGCTGCTGGAAGCACAGCGTCGTCAGGCGGAAGCAGACAGCAGTTACTATCGTTCGCTGGTCGAGTATGCCCTCGCGGTTAAAAACGTGCAGTTTGAGAAAGGCTCGCTGCTGTCGTATAACAACATTTTCCTGGCTGAAGGGGGCTGGCCTCAGAAAGCCTACATGGATGCAGCAGAGCGGGATCGTCTGAAAGGGCGTGTCCGGAACATCGCGGCAGCACCACTCTATACGGGTGAGATTTCGCGGGGCGTTTATCCTCAGCTGCTGACCCCGGGCGAAGCACCACCCGAGCCGGTTGCTCCTGCTCCGGAAGCGATGTCTCAGGCTCCAGCACCGCCGGTACCTGGTGTGAAGAGTGAATCTGCGGCAGCACCCGTGCATGAAAAAATTCAGTCTATCGATTTCAGCGAACCAGCGGAATCCGCGGCTGCCATCCAGAATCTGCAGGGAACTCAACCAGGTCCCGATGGCACTGCTTTCATTCCTCCGGCACCCTCTCAACGTGAAGCATCTGCGACACTGAAGGCCGCTTTCCTGGGAACGGAAGCCGATTCATCCGCTGTGACGCTTCCGCTGTCGGAACCGGCCCCTCAGTTGGGAGCGAACTTTAACTCCTCGCCAGGTGTCGAGTTCGAACCGAGCCTGCGAGCAGCCCGACAGCACCAGATTCCGGAATTCCCGGTACGTGGCCGTGCGGGAGAACAGGATCCCTTTAAAAATTACCGGAATTCCGGCCCCCGCTGGGAGCCCGTGGCGATTCCCGCTGAGCAACAGCGGAATTTGAGGGATTTTTCGGGCGAAGTTAAGCGATTTCCCCTGAAAGAGGCAGATTCATCCGACAGATGA